The Lates calcarifer isolate ASB-BC8 unplaced genomic scaffold, TLL_Latcal_v3 _unitig_1796_quiver_3035, whole genome shotgun sequence DNA segment GGTATGTTAGAAGAAGCGTCCAGAATGGTAGCTCAGCTCGACCTGTTCAGCCGTAacgaggagctggaggaggtcGCCACGGCGGACCTGAAGTACCTGCTGCTGCCCGCTCTCCTAGGAGCGCTTACCATGAAGCAGACCAGCAGGGGCAACCGTCTGGGCATAGTCCAGACAGCCCGGGCTTACTTCATGGACTTCCTGCGGAGATGTAAAGAGTATAACATATCACAGTTTGAGCTGCCAGCGTCGACGGATGAAGACACAAGCGGTTTCGACGAAGCTTCTGAAAATGGACTCTCTGCAGCCATGGTGAGTGGGTTTCAGaacagacaagacagagagCCGCCTCAGTCCGGATCCACACCCTCATGGTCAGGTAGTCCTGTGCCAATACAGTGATACATCAGTGCAGTAGTTAGCACCACCATGTGCTCCCGTAGAGGCAGCAGCTGTTACAGTTACTGTCAGCAGGTAAACGAGTGTCGGTAGATACAGTAGTAACGTTAAAGTaccgacagcagcagcagctccatcagTAGCAGATTGGCTGATGGTTTGGTTTCCTTGTTCCAGTGGCATATGCCGATTCTTGAGTGGAAACGTTATGCCACTGCTGGTTTTAGCTCCAGTTTGTACCTCTAGTATACATTCAGAGGTGAACGTGGGATGCTTAATGAAGATATTAAGGTACAGTTACTGGAGTAAATGTAGCTTGTTAGCATCCACCTGTGTTTGGATCAGGTTAGAGGGgaaacatcatctccatcttATCCAACCAGCTCAGGCTCAGCTACAGAGCAATAACTCATGGCTTATTAATTCACTACAGATGTGCAACCAAACACTTAAACAGTTCAACTAGAGGGAAGCAGGTGAAATGTTAAAGTGGTTTTGGATTTGATCGGGGACATACACCTCAGCTGGACTCCCAGCTTGTTCCACTCTTATAAACCTCTTTTCAAGTAGACGAATGTAGACCGTTTAGATAGTTGCAAATTAGAGATAATATTGACTGAAGGTTACTCCAAATATTTATAATGGTATATATGGATGGACCTTTATAAAAGGTAATTTCATAAATATACTCAAGCCTTCAGCAAAAtgttctgctttgtttctgtcttaCTGACATCAGACTGACTGCTGGCGGCTGCTCTGTGGGAACAGAAGCACAAATCattttcatatgttttgtaAAATTTTGTGAAAATCTCTAATAGAAGATTggctgaaaaaaacaacctagAGTTGATGAATTGATTGACCTTCAATATTAAAAGTCATTTTCTCCGTCGCATTAATAGTAGAGTAGTCATGTAGTTTATTTCCTCACTAAAAGTTAATGAAACACAGCCGTCCATAAGTGGTGTGACTTTGAACAACAAGAGAGTTCAGCTACACTTTGCTTTGTGAGCCTGTGCTGATACACACTGGCTCTTCAAGTGAAATGttcttttcctccattttttgagtgtgtgagtatgAGACCGGTATATTCACTTAtttcaaatgttacatcagtcttttctttaagaaattaaacacacaaacagcaaacaagacaaaaagatAACATTGCTCCTATTCTAACTCAAATAGACGTTGGGTCATTTTGCAGCTTCACATAATTAGCTCCATATCATGTGAAATAGTTACTATACTGTAAAGAGCTTTGAGTGAAATGCTAACGTCAGCACTGTTGTTCAGACAAAAGCGCAGTGAAATCCTACAAAtagaaccacagacagacagacagaagttaGTAAACATCACAACAAAAGCGGGCAAGACAGAGAACAGCagggcggct contains these protein-coding regions:
- the LOC108890667 gene encoding immunoglobulin-binding protein 1b-like; the protein is MAESENSSDMRQPSNSDAGPPKLSELLDRGWKIFKEVDCTDEPLGSNSIQVRLKRGIGMLEEASRMVAQLDLFSRNEELEEVATADLKYLLLPALLGALTMKQTSRGNRLGIVQTARAYFMDFLRRCKEYNISQFELPASTDEDTSGFDEASENGLSAAMVSGFQNRQDREPPQSGSTPSWSGSPVPIQ